The Rhizobium sp. BT03 genome has a window encoding:
- a CDS encoding ABC transporter ATP-binding protein has protein sequence MTRKKLDFRADAYRNVLGFIFHHWTHRPGLVGLIIVLVISSTLAEVMVPVFSGQIVDAIAGGNPADSALSAFVIVVALGFSSVALRYFIFNGIIRLTLRTMADVTNGGFHKVQRFSTDWHANSFAGSTVRKITRGMWALDSLNDLLLVALLPSIVMLVGASIVLGSYWPVMGLIVSLGSLIYIGVTVALSMGFVSPAARLANAWDTKLGGALADAISCNSVVKAFGAESREETRLGRVLGTWDSRTRRTWKRGTLSGTIQGFMMVSMQAGILGTGLVMWQQGLATPGDVTFVLAMFFVLQGYLRNVGQDIRNLQRAVNDMEELVLLDKMPLGIEDRPDATPINIGSGEIVFDRITFQYGAHPTPLYEDFSVTIKPGERVGLVGHSGSGKTTFVKLIQRLYDVNAGAIRIDGQDIAKVRQSSLRSQIAIVQQEPILFHRTLAENIAYARPNASRREIEQAAKQASAHDFILSLPKGYETMVGERGVKLSGGERQRVAIARAFLADAPILILDEATSSLDSESEVQIQQAMERLMDGRTTLVVAHRLSTVRALDRLLVFDKGEIVEEGDHQALIRRPDGIYRRLFERQALELTKGLVA, from the coding sequence ATGACTCGCAAGAAGCTCGATTTCCGCGCCGATGCCTATCGCAACGTGCTCGGCTTTATCTTTCATCATTGGACCCACCGGCCTGGTTTGGTGGGGCTGATCATCGTGCTGGTGATTTCAAGCACGCTCGCCGAAGTCATGGTGCCGGTCTTTTCAGGCCAGATCGTCGATGCCATCGCCGGCGGCAATCCGGCCGACAGCGCGCTTAGCGCCTTCGTCATCGTCGTCGCCTTGGGCTTCAGCAGCGTGGCGCTGCGCTATTTCATCTTCAACGGCATCATCCGGCTGACGCTGCGCACCATGGCGGATGTCACCAATGGCGGTTTTCACAAGGTGCAGCGTTTCTCCACCGACTGGCACGCCAACAGCTTTGCCGGCTCGACCGTGCGCAAGATCACGCGCGGCATGTGGGCGCTGGATTCGCTGAACGACCTGCTGCTGGTCGCTCTCCTGCCGTCGATCGTCATGCTGGTCGGCGCCAGCATCGTGCTCGGCAGCTATTGGCCGGTCATGGGCCTGATCGTCAGCCTGGGATCGCTGATCTATATCGGCGTCACCGTGGCGCTTTCCATGGGCTTCGTGTCGCCGGCGGCAAGGCTTGCCAATGCCTGGGATACCAAGCTCGGCGGGGCGCTCGCCGATGCGATCAGCTGCAACTCGGTGGTCAAGGCGTTCGGCGCCGAAAGCCGCGAGGAGACCCGGCTCGGCCGCGTGCTCGGCACCTGGGACAGCCGCACGCGGCGGACATGGAAGCGCGGCACGTTGAGCGGCACGATCCAGGGCTTCATGATGGTCTCGATGCAGGCCGGCATTCTGGGAACGGGCCTCGTCATGTGGCAGCAGGGGCTGGCGACGCCCGGAGACGTCACCTTCGTGCTGGCGATGTTCTTCGTCCTGCAGGGCTATCTGCGCAATGTCGGCCAGGACATCCGCAACCTGCAGCGTGCCGTCAACGACATGGAAGAGCTGGTGCTGCTCGACAAGATGCCGCTCGGCATCGAGGACAGGCCGGACGCCACACCCATCAATATCGGCAGCGGCGAGATCGTCTTCGACCGCATCACCTTCCAATACGGCGCGCATCCCACCCCGCTTTATGAGGATTTTTCGGTCACCATCAAGCCGGGCGAACGTGTCGGCCTGGTCGGGCATTCGGGTTCGGGCAAGACGACCTTCGTCAAGCTCATACAGCGCCTCTACGACGTCAATGCGGGCGCGATCCGCATCGACGGGCAGGATATCGCCAAAGTGAGGCAATCGAGCCTGCGCAGCCAGATCGCCATCGTCCAGCAGGAGCCGATCCTGTTTCACCGCACCCTGGCCGAGAACATCGCCTATGCCAGGCCGAATGCCTCGCGGCGCGAAATCGAGCAGGCGGCGAAACAGGCGAGCGCCCACGACTTCATCCTGAGCCTTCCCAAGGGCTATGAGACGATGGTGGGAGAACGCGGCGTCAAACTCTCGGGCGGCGAGCGGCAGCGCGTCGCCATCGCCCGCGCCTTCCTGGCCGATGCACCGATCCTGATCCTCGACGAGGCGACCTCCAGCCTCGACAGCGAGAGCGAAGTGCAGATCCAGCAGGCGATGGAACGCCTGATGGACGGCCGCACCACACTGGTCGTCGCCCACCGCCTGTCCACGGTGCGGGCGCTCGACCGGCTGCTGGTCTTCGACAAGGGCGAAATCGTCGAAGAAGGCGACCACCAGGCGCTGATCCGCCGCCCCGACGGCATCTACCGCCGGCTGTTCGAGCGGCAGGCGCTGGAGCTGACCAAGGGCCTGGTGGCCTGA
- a CDS encoding NIPSNAP family protein — translation MIHELRIYTCLPGRLPALQQRFETATLAIWERLGIRSLGFWTTMIGSSSNDLTYLLEWQSLSEREEKWAEFIADSEWQEARAKSEADGPIVANIASSLLQPTRFYRGFSKPSE, via the coding sequence ATGATCCACGAATTGCGCATCTATACATGTCTGCCGGGGAGATTGCCGGCACTGCAGCAGCGTTTCGAGACCGCGACGCTGGCGATTTGGGAACGGCTCGGCATCCGCTCACTCGGCTTCTGGACGACGATGATCGGTTCTTCCAGCAACGATCTGACCTACCTGCTCGAATGGCAGTCGCTTTCGGAGCGCGAGGAGAAATGGGCCGAGTTCATCGCCGATAGCGAGTGGCAGGAAGCGAGGGCGAAGAGCGAGGCCGATGGGCCGATCGTCGCCAACATCGCCAGTTCGCTGCTGCAGCCGACACGCTTCTACCGCGGCTTCTCCAAACCGTCGGAATAA
- a CDS encoding DUF4105 domain-containing protein: protein MVRPVRAIVIAVLLFVVAAAAAWSSLALWYRLPLPELGRQASAILFGLFGASVIVALFGRRRLRAVLAFAAAFVIVLFWWSTIEPQANGAWAPDVARQVTGEFDGDLLTLTNVREFQWRSATDFTEQWTTRSYDLNKLKSVDMFMSYWSGPTIAHVIMSFGFDDGRYLAWSIEVRRLSGGSFSPLADLFKSSPLVIIAADERDVIGLRSNFRGEDVQIYRLRATPAAARLLLREYVSDANALAARPAFYNSLTTNCTTTIVKMMRVAGDAVPMDWRLIVNGYLPEYAYDRRALDISIPLSQLRSAAHIAARAHEDGLSPNFSQAIRVGVPSPQGAL, encoded by the coding sequence ATGGTTCGACCGGTCCGTGCGATCGTCATTGCAGTGCTCCTGTTCGTCGTCGCCGCTGCCGCTGCCTGGTCGTCGCTCGCGCTTTGGTACCGCTTGCCGTTGCCCGAACTCGGCAGGCAAGCCAGCGCCATCTTGTTCGGGCTTTTTGGCGCCTCCGTCATCGTGGCGCTCTTTGGCAGGAGACGCCTTCGTGCGGTCCTCGCGTTTGCGGCCGCGTTCGTCATCGTCCTCTTCTGGTGGAGCACGATCGAGCCGCAGGCAAATGGCGCGTGGGCTCCGGACGTTGCTCGTCAGGTCACCGGCGAATTCGACGGTGATCTGTTGACGCTGACGAATGTCCGCGAGTTCCAGTGGCGCAGTGCCACCGATTTCACGGAACAATGGACGACTCGCAGTTACGACCTGAACAAGCTGAAGAGCGTCGACATGTTCATGTCATACTGGTCAGGTCCGACCATCGCGCATGTGATAATGAGCTTCGGCTTCGACGACGGCCGTTATCTGGCGTGGTCTATCGAAGTGCGCCGCCTTTCCGGCGGCTCGTTCTCACCGCTGGCGGACCTCTTCAAAAGCAGTCCTCTGGTCATCATCGCGGCAGACGAAAGAGATGTGATCGGCCTCCGCTCCAATTTTCGCGGTGAGGACGTCCAGATCTACCGCTTGAGGGCGACGCCGGCGGCTGCGAGGCTTCTTCTGCGCGAGTACGTCTCCGACGCAAACGCGCTTGCAGCACGGCCCGCCTTCTACAATTCGCTGACGACCAACTGCACGACGACCATCGTCAAGATGATGCGCGTGGCAGGCGACGCCGTGCCGATGGACTGGCGTCTCATCGTCAACGGATACCTGCCGGAATACGCCTATGACCGGCGCGCGCTGGACATCTCGATTCCCTTGTCGCAGCTGCGGTCGGCCGCACACATCGCTGCAAGAGCGCACGAGGACGGTCTTTCGCCGAATTTTTCGCAGGCCATTCGCGTCGGCGTTCCGTCGCCGCAGGGCGCGTTGTGA
- a CDS encoding dihydrofolate reductase family protein: protein MAKLVFGMNISLDGYVDHQKFAPDPILFRHWIEQARGQTGSLYGRRLYKVMRYWDEDNAEWTPELHDFALAWRRQPKWVVSRSLTSVGPNATLVSDDIETVIRGLKAELAGEIQVGGPELAGSLADLGLIDEYRLYFHPVVLGHGKPFFTGPRPPLRLVASDLIGGDAVRLTYVPV from the coding sequence ATGGCGAAGCTCGTCTTCGGAATGAACATCTCCCTGGATGGCTATGTCGATCACCAGAAATTTGCGCCCGACCCCATCCTCTTTCGCCACTGGATCGAGCAGGCGCGCGGCCAGACGGGGAGCCTCTATGGCCGCCGCCTGTACAAGGTGATGCGCTATTGGGACGAAGACAATGCCGAGTGGACCCCGGAGCTGCACGATTTCGCGCTTGCCTGGCGGCGCCAGCCGAAATGGGTCGTGTCGCGCTCGCTGACCTCGGTCGGCCCCAATGCCACGCTTGTCAGCGACGACATCGAGACGGTGATCCGCGGCCTGAAGGCCGAGCTTGCCGGGGAGATTCAAGTCGGCGGGCCGGAGCTTGCGGGAAGTCTGGCCGACCTTGGCCTGATCGACGAGTATCGACTCTACTTCCACCCCGTCGTGCTCGGCCACGGCAAACCGTTCTTCACCGGCCCGAGGCCTCCGCTCCGCCTTGTCGCCAGCGATCTGATCGGCGGGGATGCGGTGCGATTGACCTATGTTCCTGTATGA
- a CDS encoding winged helix-turn-helix domain-containing protein, translating into MRILLIEDDRKTSDYIAKGLSEAGHVCDVFGDGRDGLFQAQREAYDVIVVDRMLPGLDGLAIIRSLRAAKVGTSALFLTSIGGVDDRVEGLEAGGDDYLTKPFAFSELLARVNALGRRPPVQEQKTVLKVADLELDLIRREARRAGQAIELQPREFTLLEVLMRGEGRVITKTMLLERVWDFHFDPKTSVVETHISRLRAKVDRPFQAQLLHTIRNTGYSLHAPR; encoded by the coding sequence ATGCGGATCCTGCTTATCGAGGACGATCGGAAGACGTCCGATTATATCGCCAAGGGCCTTTCCGAGGCAGGCCATGTCTGCGACGTCTTCGGTGACGGCCGCGATGGGCTGTTTCAGGCGCAGCGCGAAGCCTATGACGTCATTGTCGTCGATCGCATGCTGCCGGGGCTGGATGGGCTGGCGATTATCCGCTCGCTGCGGGCCGCCAAGGTCGGCACATCGGCGCTGTTCCTGACCTCGATCGGCGGCGTCGACGACCGGGTCGAGGGGCTGGAGGCGGGCGGCGACGATTATCTCACCAAGCCCTTCGCCTTCTCCGAGCTTCTGGCCCGCGTCAACGCGCTCGGCCGCCGGCCGCCGGTGCAGGAGCAGAAGACGGTGCTGAAGGTTGCCGATCTCGAGCTCGATCTGATCCGCCGCGAGGCCCGCCGCGCCGGCCAGGCGATCGAGCTGCAGCCGCGCGAATTCACTCTGCTCGAAGTGCTGATGCGCGGCGAAGGCCGGGTGATCACCAAGACGATGCTTTTGGAGCGGGTCTGGGATTTCCACTTCGATCCGAAGACCAGCGTCGTCGAGACCCATATCAGCCGCTTGCGGGCGAAGGTCGACAGGCCGTTCCAGGCCCAGCTTCTGCACACGATCCGCAACACCGGCTACAGCCTGCATGCGCCGCGTTAG
- a CDS encoding sensor histidine kinase KdpD — protein sequence MIFPDRTRFSASFSSLRRSTPFRLAVTFGVLFVVTFFLSGAVIYHMLDRGLSRDLEQSLTEMNSLIVSTYEPGDTQDLVNTLNNYASFQSTSDGLYSLTDHAGKKLAGNFAAPPIPNGVYTVSSRDVGLKGHERYRMQVSTIGPYSLVVGENFNDVDEMLRIVLVSFEWAAAIVVATAIGGGVFLALRAQARLDRVALTMNDVSHGALDARIPISGNGDDLDTVAIQINAALVRLQTLVESMRQVSTDIAHDLKTPLNRLRLTLDAAVAGNDRQADVSALLDEARNESDRINATFEALLRISQIEAGARKERFQATDLDTVLAVISEVYVDVAEDARKSLTIAARTPAIIRGDRDLLTQLIANLVENAINHCPAGTVITVSLRREADRAVVSVADTGPGIPAGEREKVFRRLYRLDKSRTTSGSGLGLSLVKAIAELHAAEITMANNHPGLIVSIAFPLLPGERA from the coding sequence ATGATCTTTCCCGACCGCACACGCTTTTCGGCATCCTTCTCCAGCCTGCGCCGCAGCACGCCGTTCCGGCTTGCCGTCACCTTCGGCGTGCTCTTCGTCGTCACCTTCTTTCTGAGCGGCGCGGTCATCTATCACATGCTGGACCGCGGCCTTTCCCGCGATCTCGAACAGTCGCTGACCGAGATGAATTCGCTTATCGTCTCGACCTACGAGCCCGGCGACACCCAGGATCTCGTCAATACGCTGAACAATTATGCGAGCTTCCAGTCGACCTCGGACGGGCTTTATTCGCTGACCGATCATGCGGGCAAAAAACTCGCCGGCAATTTCGCCGCGCCGCCCATCCCGAATGGCGTCTATACCGTCAGCTCGCGCGATGTCGGGCTGAAGGGTCACGAACGCTACCGGATGCAGGTGTCGACGATCGGTCCCTACAGCCTGGTGGTCGGCGAAAACTTCAACGATGTCGACGAAATGCTGCGGATCGTGCTGGTGAGTTTCGAATGGGCGGCGGCGATCGTCGTGGCGACGGCGATCGGCGGCGGCGTCTTTCTCGCCCTTCGCGCCCAGGCGCGGCTGGACAGGGTGGCCCTCACCATGAACGACGTCTCCCACGGCGCGCTCGACGCCCGCATTCCGATCAGCGGCAATGGCGACGATCTCGATACGGTGGCGATCCAGATCAACGCGGCGCTAGTGCGGCTGCAGACCTTGGTCGAGAGCATGCGGCAGGTCAGCACCGATATCGCCCATGATCTGAAAACCCCGCTCAACCGGCTGCGCCTGACGCTCGATGCCGCGGTGGCGGGCAATGACCGGCAGGCGGATGTCTCAGCCCTTCTCGACGAGGCGAGAAACGAGAGCGACCGGATCAACGCCACCTTCGAGGCGCTGCTGCGCATCTCCCAGATCGAGGCCGGCGCCCGCAAGGAGCGTTTCCAGGCGACCGATCTCGACACCGTGCTTGCGGTGATTTCGGAAGTCTATGTGGATGTCGCCGAAGATGCGCGGAAATCGCTGACGATCGCGGCGCGCACGCCCGCCATCATCCGCGGCGACCGCGATCTGCTGACCCAGCTGATCGCCAACCTGGTGGAAAATGCGATCAACCACTGCCCGGCCGGAACCGTGATCACGGTTTCGCTCCGCCGAGAGGCCGACCGCGCCGTGGTTTCGGTCGCCGATACCGGCCCCGGCATTCCCGCCGGCGAAAGGGAGAAGGTCTTCCGGCGGCTCTACCGGTTGGACAAAAGCCGCACGACATCAGGAAGCGGGCTCGGGCTCAGCCTCGTCAAGGCGATCGCCGAGCTGCATGCGGCCGAGATCACCATGGCGAACAATCACCCCGGCCTCATCGTCTCGATCGCCTTTCCGCTACTCCCGGGCGAGCGAGCCTGA
- a CDS encoding glycosyltransferase family 25 protein produces the protein MNMRATPAALMPAVHPVSLRVDTYLINLDRAPLRRFRMERLLMGIGLAFERVAAVDGAALGLPHPDFDEAAYLSRHGRRPNPFEIGCFFSHVECARRFLSGNAEFALILEDDLDFDDDLAEVIEAALRHPTRWDILRLSTVNTGRKHHVAPLTASRSLAIALTREKGSGAYLINRKAAGWIVGALLPMRLPYDLAFDLEFDEGLSACFVDPLPVSQRADACSQIQAGLSAYRLGRRRPWSVLPYRAAAEIRRFAARFRRLAASRIGGQDRAAGMSGQDRSPGTSAQARSPGSSGKAIETMRPG, from the coding sequence ATGAATATGCGCGCCACACCCGCCGCCCTGATGCCGGCGGTCCATCCGGTCAGCCTGCGGGTCGATACCTACCTGATCAATCTCGACCGGGCGCCATTGCGGCGGTTTCGGATGGAGCGCCTGCTGATGGGCATCGGCCTTGCCTTCGAGCGGGTGGCGGCGGTGGATGGGGCGGCGCTCGGCCTGCCGCATCCGGATTTTGACGAAGCCGCCTATCTGAGCCGGCACGGCCGGCGGCCGAACCCTTTCGAGATCGGCTGTTTTTTCAGCCATGTCGAATGCGCCAGGCGCTTCCTTTCCGGCAATGCCGAATTCGCGCTCATTCTGGAAGACGACCTCGATTTCGACGACGATCTTGCCGAGGTGATCGAGGCCGCCCTGCGGCACCCGACGCGCTGGGACATCCTGCGTCTTTCCACCGTCAATACCGGGCGCAAGCATCACGTGGCGCCGCTGACGGCGTCGCGCTCGCTTGCCATTGCGCTGACCCGCGAGAAGGGCTCCGGCGCCTATCTGATCAACCGCAAGGCGGCGGGCTGGATTGTCGGCGCACTGCTGCCGATGCGGCTGCCCTATGATCTCGCCTTCGATCTGGAATTCGACGAGGGCTTGAGCGCCTGTTTCGTCGATCCGCTGCCGGTCAGCCAAAGGGCGGATGCCTGCTCGCAGATCCAGGCGGGGCTTTCGGCCTACCGGCTCGGCCGCCGCCGGCCGTGGAGCGTTCTGCCCTATCGCGCGGCGGCCGAAATCCGCCGCTTTGCCGCCCGCTTCCGCCGCCTCGCGGCGTCGAGGATTGGGGGTCAGGATCGCGCCGCCGGGATGAGCGGTCAGGACCGCTCACCCGGGACGAGCGCTCAGGCTCGCTCGCCCGGGAGTAGCGGAAAGGCGATCGAGACGATGAGGCCGGGGTGA
- a CDS encoding nucleoside deaminase, whose protein sequence is MENHEPFLREAIALSKSAMDQGDEPFGSLLVKDGEVILRAENSVFTGHDMTNHAEMNLVKSAAQHYDTGFLADCTLYTSTEPCAMCSGAIYWSGIGRMVFACSETRLGEIAGIGLNVPSRAVLQTGARIVTVVGPTSLEDEAAAVHQEFWPKHLGKA, encoded by the coding sequence ATGGAAAACCACGAGCCGTTTTTACGCGAGGCAATTGCACTCTCGAAATCTGCGATGGACCAAGGCGACGAACCCTTCGGCTCGCTGCTAGTGAAGGACGGCGAGGTCATCCTGCGCGCCGAAAACAGCGTCTTCACCGGCCACGATATGACCAACCACGCCGAGATGAACCTGGTGAAATCTGCGGCGCAGCACTACGACACCGGTTTTCTCGCCGACTGCACGCTCTATACCAGCACCGAGCCATGCGCGATGTGCTCCGGGGCGATCTACTGGTCGGGCATCGGGCGGATGGTTTTTGCGTGCTCCGAAACCCGGCTTGGCGAGATCGCCGGGATTGGGTTGAACGTACCGAGCCGGGCAGTGCTGCAAACCGGCGCACGCATCGTCACCGTGGTCGGCCCGACGAGCCTGGAAGACGAAGCCGCCGCAGTGCATCAGGAATTCTGGCCGAAACATCTGGGCAAGGCTTAG
- a CDS encoding class I SAM-dependent methyltransferase, whose product MAENDYDAFAAAYDADNEANAWNAYYERPAILALVGEVAGLSVLDAGCGGGAHAAALVERGAMVTGIDASAGMLQIAQRRLEGRARLLQADLGEALPFEDQAFELILASLVLHYLPDWSGPLREFNRLLPQGGRLVFSTHHPFMDHPSSGHDNYFETYSFDETWQRAGQAIAMRFWHRPLHAMFDALKAAGFQIDIVSEPQPDPRAATLFPQAYRSLTTTPRFLFFSAVKG is encoded by the coding sequence ATGGCCGAGAATGACTATGACGCCTTCGCGGCGGCGTATGACGCGGATAATGAGGCCAATGCCTGGAATGCCTATTACGAGCGGCCGGCCATTCTTGCCTTGGTCGGCGAGGTCGCCGGACTTTCGGTGCTCGATGCGGGCTGCGGCGGCGGGGCGCATGCGGCAGCCCTCGTCGAGCGCGGGGCCATGGTGACCGGGATCGATGCCAGTGCCGGCATGCTGCAGATCGCGCAACGCCGCTTGGAAGGGCGCGCACGCCTGCTGCAGGCGGATCTCGGCGAAGCATTGCCCTTCGAGGATCAGGCGTTCGAGCTGATCCTCGCCTCACTCGTCCTGCACTATCTGCCGGACTGGTCGGGACCGCTCCGGGAATTCAACCGGCTGCTGCCTCAAGGCGGCCGCCTGGTTTTCTCCACCCACCACCCCTTCATGGATCACCCGTCGAGCGGCCACGACAATTATTTCGAGACCTACAGTTTCGACGAGACCTGGCAGCGCGCCGGCCAGGCGATCGCCATGCGCTTCTGGCACCGGCCGCTGCATGCCATGTTCGACGCCCTCAAGGCGGCCGGATTTCAGATCGATATCGTCAGCGAACCCCAGCCCGATCCTCGCGCGGCTACGCTTTTTCCGCAGGCCTATCGGAGCTTGACGACGACGCCGCGGTTTCTGTTCTTTTCGGCAGTGAAAGGATGA